The Vicia villosa cultivar HV-30 ecotype Madison, WI linkage group LG1, Vvil1.0, whole genome shotgun sequence genome includes a region encoding these proteins:
- the LOC131639334 gene encoding SUMO-conjugating enzyme SCE1 — protein MSGIARGRLTEERKSWRKNHPHGFVAKPETLPDGSVNLMIWHCTIPGKTGTDWEGGFFPLTLHFSEDYPSKPPKCKFPQGFFHPNVYPSGTVCLSILNEDSGWRPAITVKQILVGIQDLLDQPNPADPAQTEGYHLFIQDTTEYKRRVRLQAKQYPPLI, from the exons ATGTCTGGGATTGCTCGTGGACGTCTCACCGAGGAGAGGAAGTCATGGCGGAAGAATCATCCTCAT GGTTTTGTTGCGAAGCCTGAGACACTGCCTGATGGGTCTGTGAATTTGATGATCTGGCATTGTACTATTCCTGGAAAAACTGgg ACTGATTGGGAGGGTGGCTTCTTCCCCCTTACATTACACTTTAGTGAAGACTACCCTAGCAAGCCTCCGAAGTGTAAATTCCCCCAAGGTTTCTTCCACCCTAATGTTTACCCATCTGGAACTGTTTGCTTGTCTATACTTAATGAAGACAGT GGGTGGAGACCAGCCATAACAGTGAAGCAGATTCTTGTCGGCATCCAAGATTTGCTTGACCAGCCAAATCCTGCTGATCCTGCCCAGACAGAAGGCTATCATCTATTTATCCAG GATACCACGGAGTATAAGAGAAGGGTCCGGTTGCAGGCAAAGCAGTACCCACCTCTTATCTAG